From a single Streptomyces liliifuscus genomic region:
- a CDS encoding aldehyde dehydrogenase family protein: MEVSSQPEGAIRTRWSSEDVADQFTVDNPATGATLAVVQGAGDKEVGQAVQAAYDAHFSWKARTARERGSWLRKIALAVREHADEIAALECSDNGKPLTQARNMDVNAAIGIFEFFASLCDSMPGQVNDGGSLLDITVLEPYGVIGAIVPFNWPPIHTASKLAPALAVGNAVVIKPPEQAPLSAMRMVEIIQSVLPDDVVHIIPGTGSIGSQLAGHPLVGKISFTGSPTTGVSVIKTAADNLTPTLMELGGKDPFIIFEDADLDLALPWAIEGGLFNQGEACTSASRVLVHADIYDDVARRYGNAVKRLRVGNGVDPGTHIGPMVSDAQRKRVLDYIDIGVKEGATIAAQAPLPDDPELAGGFYVAPTLFTGVRPDMRIAKEEIFGPVISMIPFRDEDEAVRIANGTDFGLVAAVFTPDSERALRVSRALHTGFVFVNNYNRNFTGAPFGGVGASGFGRETAAETLREYGYSKNIRLVSGRGEIPRWAPSLEVTGQDK; this comes from the coding sequence GTGGAAGTATCGTCACAACCCGAAGGTGCCATCCGCACCCGGTGGTCGTCCGAGGACGTCGCCGATCAGTTCACCGTAGACAACCCCGCGACCGGTGCGACCCTGGCCGTCGTGCAGGGCGCCGGCGACAAGGAAGTCGGCCAGGCCGTTCAGGCGGCCTACGACGCGCACTTCTCCTGGAAGGCCCGCACCGCCCGCGAGCGCGGCAGCTGGCTGCGGAAGATCGCCCTGGCGGTGCGCGAGCACGCCGACGAGATCGCGGCGCTGGAGTGCAGCGACAACGGCAAGCCCCTGACCCAGGCGCGCAATATGGACGTGAACGCGGCCATCGGGATCTTCGAGTTCTTCGCGAGCCTGTGCGACTCCATGCCCGGCCAGGTCAACGACGGCGGAAGCCTGCTGGACATCACGGTGCTCGAGCCCTATGGCGTTATCGGCGCGATCGTGCCGTTCAACTGGCCGCCGATTCACACCGCCAGCAAGCTGGCCCCGGCGCTGGCGGTGGGCAACGCGGTGGTGATCAAGCCGCCGGAGCAGGCCCCGCTGTCGGCCATGCGCATGGTGGAGATCATCCAGTCCGTCCTGCCCGACGACGTGGTGCACATCATTCCTGGCACCGGGTCGATCGGATCGCAGCTCGCCGGCCACCCGCTCGTCGGCAAGATCTCGTTCACCGGGTCGCCCACCACTGGCGTCTCGGTCATCAAGACCGCGGCCGACAACCTGACGCCGACCCTGATGGAGCTCGGCGGCAAGGACCCGTTCATCATCTTCGAGGACGCGGACCTCGACCTCGCGCTGCCGTGGGCCATCGAGGGCGGCCTCTTCAACCAGGGCGAGGCCTGCACCTCGGCATCCCGCGTCCTGGTACACGCCGACATCTACGACGACGTCGCGCGCCGCTATGGCAACGCGGTGAAGCGGCTGCGCGTCGGCAACGGCGTCGACCCCGGCACGCACATCGGACCGATGGTGTCCGACGCCCAGCGCAAGCGGGTGCTGGACTACATCGACATCGGCGTCAAGGAGGGTGCCACGATCGCGGCGCAGGCGCCGCTCCCCGACGACCCGGAGCTGGCAGGCGGCTTCTACGTCGCGCCGACGCTGTTCACCGGTGTTCGACCGGACATGCGCATCGCGAAGGAGGAGATCTTCGGCCCGGTCATCTCGATGATCCCCTTCCGCGATGAGGACGAGGCCGTCAGGATCGCCAACGGCACCGACTTCGGCCTGGTCGCCGCGGTGTTCACACCGGATTCCGAGCGCGCGCTGCGGGTCAGCCGCGCTCTGCACACCGGGTTCGTCTTCGTGAACAACTACAACCGGAATTTCACGGGCGCGCCGTTCGGCGGTGTCGGTGCGAGTGGCTTCGGCCGAGAAACCGCGGCGGAAACCCTGCGCGAGTACGGCTACAGCAAGAACATCCGCCTGGTCTCCGGCAGGGGCGAGATCCCGCGCTGGGCGCCGTCCCTTGAGGTGACTGGCCAGGACAAGTGA
- a CDS encoding NADP-dependent oxidoreductase translates to MPKAVRFAEYGDIDVLNVVDVERPEPGKHQVLVKVVAAGINPGEAVIRQGFFHDRFPASFPSGQGSDLAGIVEELGAGVTGFAVGDEVIGFTHNRASHAEYVVVEEDQLIHRPAGVPWEQAGALFVAGSTAYAAVHAVKVERGETVVVSGAAGGVGSLVVQLARHAGATVIGLASEPHHAWLTRHGAIPLTYEEGVGERVRAAADGTIDAFIDTFGAPYIELALELGVPGERINTIIDFPDAAKHGTKAEGSAAAASADVLRELATLIADGELEIPVARVYPLDEVRDAFRELERRHTNGKIVPRP, encoded by the coding sequence ATGCCGAAAGCGGTGCGATTCGCGGAGTACGGGGACATCGACGTACTGAACGTGGTCGACGTCGAACGGCCCGAGCCCGGTAAACACCAGGTGCTCGTCAAGGTGGTGGCCGCCGGGATCAATCCGGGCGAGGCCGTGATCCGGCAGGGGTTCTTCCACGACAGGTTTCCGGCGTCGTTCCCGTCGGGCCAGGGCAGCGACCTCGCCGGGATCGTTGAGGAACTAGGCGCGGGAGTCACCGGATTCGCCGTCGGTGACGAGGTGATCGGCTTCACCCACAACCGGGCCAGCCACGCTGAGTACGTGGTCGTGGAGGAGGACCAGCTTATCCATCGACCGGCGGGGGTCCCCTGGGAGCAGGCCGGCGCGCTCTTCGTCGCCGGTTCCACGGCGTACGCGGCGGTACACGCCGTCAAGGTCGAGCGTGGCGAAACCGTCGTCGTCTCCGGAGCCGCCGGCGGGGTGGGCTCTCTCGTCGTCCAACTCGCGCGGCACGCCGGGGCCACCGTCATCGGACTGGCGAGCGAGCCCCACCACGCATGGCTCACCCGGCACGGAGCGATCCCGCTGACCTACGAAGAGGGCGTCGGCGAGCGCGTCCGCGCCGCGGCCGACGGCACGATCGACGCCTTCATCGACACCTTCGGCGCTCCCTACATCGAACTGGCGCTGGAACTCGGCGTACCCGGTGAGCGGATCAACACGATCATCGACTTCCCGGACGCGGCGAAGCACGGCACCAAGGCCGAGGGCAGCGCGGCGGCGGCAAGCGCTGACGTACTGCGGGAACTTGCCACGCTGATCGCCGACGGTGAGCTGGAAATCCCCGTCGCCCGCGTCTACCCGCTCGACGAAGTCCGCGACGCCTTCCGGGAACTGGAACGCCGGCACACGAACGGAAAGATCGTTCCCAGGCCCTGA
- a CDS encoding amidohydrolase family protein: protein MSNERPVQAVTPPAEPPTAATRRRFIAATAAAGGAAVVGGLAAGQPALAAEAAPGSRAATAVGGSKDDRNAKKEKKMRIVAVEEAFSIPGAIRQEAAIRQRMDVPEAIKQEWFRRLDDLTELRLADMDANGVDVQVLSYSTPGLEVIEDPAEAVAVARRVNNHLAKVVAAHPKRFAGFAVLPLQDPKAAVVELRRAVKELGLKGVLYNDHVRGHYLDEPRFRPVWAELERLGVTLYLHPAVIPADNWRVFDGYPVLVGPSWGWTATVGAHALRLIYGGVFDDFPGASVTLGHMGELLPFQMARLDSRYPQVPVEQRVQHVPSYYLRKNVYVTTSGVMSHAALLGAVHAVGVDRVLFSIDYPFESSSEAVGFLRSAPYAPTDLARIAHGNADRLLGL, encoded by the coding sequence ATGTCCAACGAACGTCCCGTCCAAGCCGTGACTCCGCCCGCCGAGCCCCCGACCGCGGCCACCCGGCGAAGATTCATCGCCGCGACCGCCGCTGCCGGAGGAGCCGCCGTGGTCGGCGGTCTGGCCGCGGGACAACCCGCGCTCGCCGCCGAGGCGGCGCCCGGCAGCCGTGCCGCCACGGCGGTCGGCGGCTCGAAGGACGATCGGAACGCCAAGAAGGAGAAGAAGATGCGCATCGTGGCCGTGGAAGAGGCGTTCTCCATTCCTGGAGCCATCCGGCAGGAGGCAGCGATCCGTCAGCGCATGGACGTGCCGGAGGCGATCAAGCAGGAGTGGTTCCGGCGCCTGGACGATCTGACCGAGCTGCGGCTGGCGGACATGGACGCCAACGGCGTCGATGTCCAGGTCCTCTCGTACTCCACGCCGGGCCTGGAAGTGATCGAGGATCCGGCGGAGGCGGTGGCCGTCGCGCGGCGGGTCAACAACCATCTGGCCAAGGTGGTCGCCGCACATCCGAAACGGTTCGCGGGCTTCGCGGTCCTTCCGCTGCAGGACCCCAAGGCCGCGGTCGTGGAGCTGCGCCGGGCGGTGAAGGAACTCGGGCTCAAGGGCGTGCTGTACAACGACCATGTGCGGGGGCACTACCTGGACGAGCCGCGGTTCAGGCCGGTATGGGCCGAGCTGGAGCGCCTCGGCGTGACGCTGTATCTGCATCCGGCTGTCATCCCGGCCGACAACTGGCGTGTCTTCGACGGCTATCCCGTGCTGGTCGGGCCGTCCTGGGGCTGGACCGCGACGGTGGGTGCCCATGCGCTCCGGCTGATCTACGGCGGCGTGTTCGACGACTTCCCGGGCGCCTCGGTGACGTTGGGGCACATGGGCGAGCTGCTGCCGTTCCAGATGGCCCGGCTCGACAGCCGCTACCCCCAGGTGCCCGTTGAGCAGAGGGTGCAGCACGTGCCCTCGTACTACCTGCGGAAGAACGTGTACGTCACCACCAGCGGAGTCATGTCGCATGCCGCGCTACTGGGAGCCGTCCATGCCGTCGGTGTCGACCGGGTGCTGTTCTCCATCGACTACCCGTTCGAGTCCAGCTCCGAGGCGGTGGGGTTCCTGCGTTCCGCGCCGTACGCGCCGACCGACCTCGCGCGCATCGCGCACGGCAATGCCGACCGCCTGCTGGGGCTGTGA